From one Bos indicus x Bos taurus breed Angus x Brahman F1 hybrid chromosome 7, Bos_hybrid_MaternalHap_v2.0, whole genome shotgun sequence genomic stretch:
- the LOC113895967 gene encoding olfactory receptor 18-like translates to MEPQNHTRVSEFLLLGFSDDPELQLLLFGLFLSLYLVTVLGNLLIILAVSSDPHLHSPMYFFLSNLSLADISISTTTIPKMLVNFQTHSKSITYAGCIAQVNFFALFACLESLLLTVMAYDRLVAICHPLYYLVIMNPRLCGLLVLASLSISFLNSLLHYLMMTQLTFCAGVELPHYFCEFSQLFNLTCSDTSISSILIYFIGTIFGGVPLSGVLYSYSRIISSILRLSSLGGRYKAFSTCGSHLSVVCLFYGTGIGVYISSALSSSPRKSAVASVMYTVVIPMLNPFIYSLRNKEIKSSLWRISHRIA, encoded by the coding sequence ATGGAACCACAGAATCATACACGTGTCTCAGAATTCCTCCTCCTGGGCTTCTCAGATGATCCAGAACTTCAGCTCCTCCTCTTTGGGCTCTTCCTGTCCCTGTACCTGGTGACTGTGCTTGggaacctgctcatcatcctggctGTCAGCTCTGACCCTCACCTCCACagccccatgtacttcttcctctccaatctGTCCTTGGCTGACATCAGTAtcagcaccaccaccatccctaAGATGCTAGTGAATTTTCAAACGCATAGCAAATCCATCACCTATGCAGGGTGCATTGCTCAGGTGAACTTTTTTGCTCTTTTTGCGTGTTTGGAGAGTCTGCTTCTgacagtgatggcctatgaccggttGGTGGCCATTTGTCACCCCCTATACTATCTGGTCATCATGAACCCTCGCCTCTGTGGTTTGTTGGTCCTGGCATCACTTTCCATTAGCTTTTTGAACTCCCTGCTGCACTACTTGATGATGACACAGCTTACCTTCTGTGCAGGTGTGGAACTTCCTCAttatttttgtgaattttctCAACTCTTTAACCTTACTTGTTCTGACACCTCCATCAGTAGCATATTAATCTAtttcattggtaccatctttggTGGAGTTCCACTGTCAGGGGTCCTTTACTCTTATTCTCGAATTATTTCCTCCATCCTCAGACTCTCATCATTAGGTGGGAGGTataaagccttctccacctgtggttCTCACTTgtcagttgtttgtttgttttatggaaCAGGCATTGGGGTGTATATAAGTTCAGCTCTCTCATCTTCCCCTAGGAAGAGTGCGGTGGCCTcagtgatgtacactgtggtcatccctatgctgaaccccttcatttACAGTCTAAGGAACAAGGAAATCAAGAGTTCCCTGTGGAGGATTAGCCACAGAATAGCCTAA